A genomic region of Hippoglossus hippoglossus isolate fHipHip1 chromosome 8, fHipHip1.pri, whole genome shotgun sequence contains the following coding sequences:
- the slc35b1 gene encoding solute carrier family 35 member B1, protein MAAGKGAGKPASLWDNMRIRFIVCFIGVFVCYFYYGILQETITRGDYGEGEKKEKFIFARTLVFIQCIINSLFAKILIQFFEPSKQDHTKNWLYILCSLSYLGAMVSSNSALQYVNYPTQVLGKSCKPIPVMILGVTILRKKYPLAKYLCVLLIVSGVALFLYKPNKSSAVADDHAFGFGEILLLVSLTLDGLTGVAQDHMRARFQASANHMMLNINMWSTLVLGLAVLWTGEIWDFLSFTERHPSIFYNILLFGLTSALGQTFIFMTVVYFGPLTCSIVTTTRKFFTILGSVLLFGNVMSTMQWVGTILVFLGLGFDAKFGKGPKKTTH, encoded by the exons ATGGCTGCGGGGAAGGGAGCAGGGAAGCCCGCCTCGCTGTGGGACAACATGCGGATACGCTTCATCGTCTGCTTCATCGGAGTGTTCGTGTGTTACTTTTATTACGGCATATTACAAGAGACCAT CACCCGAGGTGATTATGGCGaaggagaaaagaaggagaagttCATATTCGCAAGGACATTGGTCTTCATCCAGTGCATCATCAATTCGCTGTTTGCTAAGATCT TGATCCAGTTTTTTGAGCCTTCAAAACAAGATCACACCAAGAACTGGCTCTATATACTGTGTTCCCTGTCTTATCTTGGAGCCATGGTGTCCAGTAACTCTGCCCTTCAGTATGTTAACTATCCCACACAG GTATTGGGAAAATCCTGCAAGCCCATACCAG tgATGATCCTTGGAGTTACGATACTGAGGAAGAAGTACCCGCTGGCTAAGTacctgtgtgtgctgctgatcGTGAGCGGCGTTGCTCTGTTCCTCTACAAACCCAACAAGAGCTCAGCTGTGGCAGATGACCACGCGTTTGGCTTTGGAGAGATTCTGCTG CTGGTCTCATTGACATTGGACGGTTTGACTGGTGTGGCCCAGGACCACATGAGGGCTCGCTTCCAGGCGAGTGCCAACCACATGATGCTGAACATCAACATGTGGTCCACCCTGGTGCTGGGACTAG ctgTGTTGTGGACCGGGGAGATCTGGGATTTCCTGAGTTTCACTGAACGTCACCCCAGCATCTTCTACAATATTCTCCTGTTTGGACTCACCAGTGCTTTAGGGCAG ACCTTCATCTTTATGACGGTGGTGTACTTCGGGCCTCTGACCTGCTCCATCGTCACCACCACGAGGAAGTTCTTCACAATCCTTGGCTCCGTTCTTCTGTTTGGCAACGTCATGTCTACTATGCAGTGGGTCGGCACCATCCTAGTTTTCCTCG GTCTTGGATTTGATGCTAAATTTGGCAAGGGCCCAAAGAAGACGACGCACTAA
- the fam117aa gene encoding protein FAM117A isoform X2: MSGRSGGAPRGCSNPSLQPLKATVPYQLQRGSALLCREVKTADRTAARPPKPTIRRALSLDAIVGPYLQGQWPKDAESAGVTCVNDKATQTPSSWAEESQGRRSAGGHKRSASWGSAEHLREVAKLRHQLQKRSRHAPPSAAGHGLPHPPVPAGHAAGVVQATPLMPLNRLAPRLRCSVEGLNLELEDVFGSEKPDDQLEVLDIPDGHRAPVPAQRCSSGSQSEPSPGPLDPSLLSPCQSPCPLDPALLSPSNSPHTLNLLLLSPSQSPCPIGEPEPVDCESLCPSPSSMLPTFALDPPQLQPCSSSPQPSKTYSFQREPPEGCERVRVCEEAMSACLDGPLLQRSCPDPNKVNFTPHGGSAFCPVSLLKPLLPSMDLLFRGLSVSPVTGCPGQASPTRHLGMQ; the protein is encoded by the exons ATGTCGGGCAGAAGTGGAGGAGCGCCTCGGGGGTGCAGCAACCCCAGCCTGCAGCCCCTCAAAGCCACAGTCCCATACCAGCTCCAGAGGGGCTCCGCTCTCCTCTGCAGGGAGGTCAAGACGG CTGACAGGACGGCGGCTCGTCCTCCCAAACCCACCATCCGCAGAGCGCTTTCTTTAGACGCCATCGTTGGACCCTATCTGCAGGGACAGTGGCCCAAAGATGCGGAGAGCGCGGGCGTCACCTGCGTCAACGACAAAGCCACACAG actcCAAGTTCCTGGGCAGAGGAGAGCCAGGGAAGGAGAAGTGCTGGCGGACACAAGCGCTCGGCGTCGTGGGGAAGTGCAGAACACTTGAGGGAG GTGGCCAAGCTGAGGCACCAGTTGCAGAAGCGCTCTCGCCATGCCCCTCCCTCAGCGGCGGGGCACGggctcccccacccccccgtgCCAGCAGGTCATGCGGCAGGCGTCG TTCAGGCAACGCCCCTGATGCCCCTGAACAGACTCGCCCCACGACTGAGATGCAGCGTCGAAGGTCTTAACCTGGAGCTGGAAGACGTGTTTGGGTCTGAGAAACCGGACGATCAACTTGAG GTTTTGGACATCCCAGACGGCCACAGGGCTCCTGTCCCTGCCCAGAGGTGCAGCAGTGGCTCTCAGAGCGAGCCCTCCCCCGGGCCCCTGGACCCTTccctcctgtctccctgtcAGTCCCCCTGTCCTCTCGATCCAGCTCTTCTCTCGCCTTCAAACTCCCCTCATACCTTGAACCTGTTGCTTTTGTCACCTTCACAGTCTCCCTGTCCCATCGGAGAGCCAG AGCCGGTGGACTGTGagtctctgtgtccctctccaTCTTCAATGCTTCCTACATTTGCACTGGatcctcctcagctgcagccctgctcctcttctcctcagccCAGTAAAACCTACTCCTTCCAGCGCGAGCCGCCTGAAGGCTGTGAGCGAGTTCGAGTGTGCGAGGAGGCCAT GTCTGCTTGTCTGGATGGGCCTCTCCTCCAGCGGTCCTGCCCCGACCCCAACAAAGTGAACTTTACTCCCCACGGAGGCTCTGCTTTCTGCCCCGTCAGTCTCCTGAAGCCCCTCCTGCCCTCCATGGACCTCCTCTTCCGGGGCTTGTCGGTGTCTCCTGTCACCGGCTGCCCGGGACAAGCGTCTCCCACCAGGCACCTCGGCATGCAGTAG
- the fam117aa gene encoding protein FAM117A isoform X1, which yields MSGRSGGAPRGCSNPSLQPLKATVPYQLQRGSALLCREVKTADRTAARPPKPTIRRALSLDAIVGPYLQGQWPKDAESAGVTCVNDKATQTPSSWAEESQGRRSAGGHKRSASWGSAEHLREVAKLRHQLQKRSRHAPPSAAGHGLPHPPVPAGHAAGVAQATPLMPLNRLAPRLRCSVEGLNLELEDVFGSEKPDDQLEVLDIPDGHRAPVPAQRCSSGSQSEPSPGPLDPSLLSPCQSPCPLDPALLSPSNSPHTLNLLLLSPSQSPCPIGEPEPVDCESLCPSPSSMLPTFALDPPQLQPCSSSPQPSKTYSFQREPPEGCERVRVCEEAMSACLDGPLLQRSCPDPNKVNFTPHGGSAFCPVSLLKPLLPSMDLLFRGLSVSPVTGCPGQASPTRHLGMQ from the exons ATGTCGGGCAGAAGTGGAGGAGCGCCTCGGGGGTGCAGCAACCCCAGCCTGCAGCCCCTCAAAGCCACAGTCCCATACCAGCTCCAGAGGGGCTCCGCTCTCCTCTGCAGGGAGGTCAAGACGG CTGACAGGACGGCGGCTCGTCCTCCCAAACCCACCATCCGCAGAGCGCTTTCTTTAGACGCCATCGTTGGACCCTATCTGCAGGGACAGTGGCCCAAAGATGCGGAGAGCGCGGGCGTCACCTGCGTCAACGACAAAGCCACACAG actcCAAGTTCCTGGGCAGAGGAGAGCCAGGGAAGGAGAAGTGCTGGCGGACACAAGCGCTCGGCGTCGTGGGGAAGTGCAGAACACTTGAGGGAG GTGGCCAAGCTGAGGCACCAGTTGCAGAAGCGCTCTCGCCATGCCCCTCCCTCAGCGGCGGGGCACGggctcccccacccccccgtgCCAGCAGGTCATGCGGCAGGCGTCGCCCAG GCAACGCCCCTGATGCCCCTGAACAGACTCGCCCCACGACTGAGATGCAGCGTCGAAGGTCTTAACCTGGAGCTGGAAGACGTGTTTGGGTCTGAGAAACCGGACGATCAACTTGAG GTTTTGGACATCCCAGACGGCCACAGGGCTCCTGTCCCTGCCCAGAGGTGCAGCAGTGGCTCTCAGAGCGAGCCCTCCCCCGGGCCCCTGGACCCTTccctcctgtctccctgtcAGTCCCCCTGTCCTCTCGATCCAGCTCTTCTCTCGCCTTCAAACTCCCCTCATACCTTGAACCTGTTGCTTTTGTCACCTTCACAGTCTCCCTGTCCCATCGGAGAGCCAG AGCCGGTGGACTGTGagtctctgtgtccctctccaTCTTCAATGCTTCCTACATTTGCACTGGatcctcctcagctgcagccctgctcctcttctcctcagccCAGTAAAACCTACTCCTTCCAGCGCGAGCCGCCTGAAGGCTGTGAGCGAGTTCGAGTGTGCGAGGAGGCCAT GTCTGCTTGTCTGGATGGGCCTCTCCTCCAGCGGTCCTGCCCCGACCCCAACAAAGTGAACTTTACTCCCCACGGAGGCTCTGCTTTCTGCCCCGTCAGTCTCCTGAAGCCCCTCCTGCCCTCCATGGACCTCCTCTTCCGGGGCTTGTCGGTGTCTCCTGTCACCGGCTGCCCGGGACAAGCGTCTCCCACCAGGCACCTCGGCATGCAGTAG
- the ndufa4l gene encoding cytochrome c oxidase subunit NDUFA4L, which produces MIATIRKQLSSHPALIPLFIFIGGGVVMSMSYLARLALRNPEVSWDRNNNPEPWNKLGPTYQYKFAAVGMDYSKLKKDRPDF; this is translated from the exons ATGATCGCCACTATCCGTAAACAGCTGAGCAGCCATCCAGCT CTCATccccctcttcatcttcatcggTGGAGGAGTCGTCATGTCCATGTCGTACCTGGCTCGTCTTGCTTTGAGAAACCCAGAAGTCAG CTGGGATCGCAACAACAACCCAGAGCCCTGGAACAAACTGGGCCCCACTTACCAGTACAAG TTTGCTGCAGTCGGAATGGACTACAGCAAGCTGAAGAAGGACCGTCCCGATTTCTAA
- the fam117aa gene encoding protein FAM117A isoform X4, translating to MMNFQPPAPNQQPAAVSQTPTGRRSRVNVKKSTPSSWAEESQGRRSAGGHKRSASWGSAEHLREVAKLRHQLQKRSRHAPPSAAGHGLPHPPVPAGHAAGVAQATPLMPLNRLAPRLRCSVEGLNLELEDVFGSEKPDDQLEVLDIPDGHRAPVPAQRCSSGSQSEPSPGPLDPSLLSPCQSPCPLDPALLSPSNSPHTLNLLLLSPSQSPCPIGEPEPVDCESLCPSPSSMLPTFALDPPQLQPCSSSPQPSKTYSFQREPPEGCERVRVCEEAMSACLDGPLLQRSCPDPNKVNFTPHGGSAFCPVSLLKPLLPSMDLLFRGLSVSPVTGCPGQASPTRHLGMQ from the exons ATGATGAACTTCCAGCCGCCTGCACCCAACCAGCAACCTGCAGCGGTCAGCCAGACTCCCACTGGTAGAAGATCAAGAGTCAATGTGAAGAAATCG actcCAAGTTCCTGGGCAGAGGAGAGCCAGGGAAGGAGAAGTGCTGGCGGACACAAGCGCTCGGCGTCGTGGGGAAGTGCAGAACACTTGAGGGAG GTGGCCAAGCTGAGGCACCAGTTGCAGAAGCGCTCTCGCCATGCCCCTCCCTCAGCGGCGGGGCACGggctcccccacccccccgtgCCAGCAGGTCATGCGGCAGGCGTCGCCCAG GCAACGCCCCTGATGCCCCTGAACAGACTCGCCCCACGACTGAGATGCAGCGTCGAAGGTCTTAACCTGGAGCTGGAAGACGTGTTTGGGTCTGAGAAACCGGACGATCAACTTGAG GTTTTGGACATCCCAGACGGCCACAGGGCTCCTGTCCCTGCCCAGAGGTGCAGCAGTGGCTCTCAGAGCGAGCCCTCCCCCGGGCCCCTGGACCCTTccctcctgtctccctgtcAGTCCCCCTGTCCTCTCGATCCAGCTCTTCTCTCGCCTTCAAACTCCCCTCATACCTTGAACCTGTTGCTTTTGTCACCTTCACAGTCTCCCTGTCCCATCGGAGAGCCAG AGCCGGTGGACTGTGagtctctgtgtccctctccaTCTTCAATGCTTCCTACATTTGCACTGGatcctcctcagctgcagccctgctcctcttctcctcagccCAGTAAAACCTACTCCTTCCAGCGCGAGCCGCCTGAAGGCTGTGAGCGAGTTCGAGTGTGCGAGGAGGCCAT GTCTGCTTGTCTGGATGGGCCTCTCCTCCAGCGGTCCTGCCCCGACCCCAACAAAGTGAACTTTACTCCCCACGGAGGCTCTGCTTTCTGCCCCGTCAGTCTCCTGAAGCCCCTCCTGCCCTCCATGGACCTCCTCTTCCGGGGCTTGTCGGTGTCTCCTGTCACCGGCTGCCCGGGACAAGCGTCTCCCACCAGGCACCTCGGCATGCAGTAG
- the fam117aa gene encoding protein FAM117A isoform X3, with amino-acid sequence MSGRSGGAPRGCSNPSLQPLKATVPYQLQRGSALLCREVKTADRTAARPPKPTIRRALSLDAIVGPYLQGQWPKDAESAGVTCVNDKATQTPSSWAEESQGRRSAGGHKRSASWGSAEHLREATPLMPLNRLAPRLRCSVEGLNLELEDVFGSEKPDDQLEVLDIPDGHRAPVPAQRCSSGSQSEPSPGPLDPSLLSPCQSPCPLDPALLSPSNSPHTLNLLLLSPSQSPCPIGEPEPVDCESLCPSPSSMLPTFALDPPQLQPCSSSPQPSKTYSFQREPPEGCERVRVCEEAMSACLDGPLLQRSCPDPNKVNFTPHGGSAFCPVSLLKPLLPSMDLLFRGLSVSPVTGCPGQASPTRHLGMQ; translated from the exons ATGTCGGGCAGAAGTGGAGGAGCGCCTCGGGGGTGCAGCAACCCCAGCCTGCAGCCCCTCAAAGCCACAGTCCCATACCAGCTCCAGAGGGGCTCCGCTCTCCTCTGCAGGGAGGTCAAGACGG CTGACAGGACGGCGGCTCGTCCTCCCAAACCCACCATCCGCAGAGCGCTTTCTTTAGACGCCATCGTTGGACCCTATCTGCAGGGACAGTGGCCCAAAGATGCGGAGAGCGCGGGCGTCACCTGCGTCAACGACAAAGCCACACAG actcCAAGTTCCTGGGCAGAGGAGAGCCAGGGAAGGAGAAGTGCTGGCGGACACAAGCGCTCGGCGTCGTGGGGAAGTGCAGAACACTTGAGGGAG GCAACGCCCCTGATGCCCCTGAACAGACTCGCCCCACGACTGAGATGCAGCGTCGAAGGTCTTAACCTGGAGCTGGAAGACGTGTTTGGGTCTGAGAAACCGGACGATCAACTTGAG GTTTTGGACATCCCAGACGGCCACAGGGCTCCTGTCCCTGCCCAGAGGTGCAGCAGTGGCTCTCAGAGCGAGCCCTCCCCCGGGCCCCTGGACCCTTccctcctgtctccctgtcAGTCCCCCTGTCCTCTCGATCCAGCTCTTCTCTCGCCTTCAAACTCCCCTCATACCTTGAACCTGTTGCTTTTGTCACCTTCACAGTCTCCCTGTCCCATCGGAGAGCCAG AGCCGGTGGACTGTGagtctctgtgtccctctccaTCTTCAATGCTTCCTACATTTGCACTGGatcctcctcagctgcagccctgctcctcttctcctcagccCAGTAAAACCTACTCCTTCCAGCGCGAGCCGCCTGAAGGCTGTGAGCGAGTTCGAGTGTGCGAGGAGGCCAT GTCTGCTTGTCTGGATGGGCCTCTCCTCCAGCGGTCCTGCCCCGACCCCAACAAAGTGAACTTTACTCCCCACGGAGGCTCTGCTTTCTGCCCCGTCAGTCTCCTGAAGCCCCTCCTGCCCTCCATGGACCTCCTCTTCCGGGGCTTGTCGGTGTCTCCTGTCACCGGCTGCCCGGGACAAGCGTCTCCCACCAGGCACCTCGGCATGCAGTAG